The DNA window AGGGCTGGTGCTCGTCACAGGCCCCACCGGGAGCGGAAAGTCGACGACGTTAGCGGCGATGGTCGACTATGCGAATAGCCATCGGAAAGATCACATTCTGACCATCGAAGATCCGATCGAGTTCGTCCACCAAAGCAAGAACTGCATCGTCAACCACCGAGAGATCGGCTTACACACCGTCACATTCGGCTCGGCTCTGCGGGGAGCCCTCCGGGAGGATCCGGACATTATTCTCGTCGGCGAAATGCGAGACCTAGAAACCATCGCGTTGGCGGTGGAGGCAGCGGCAACCGGGCATTTGGTGTTCGGAACGCTGCACACGGAGAACGCCGCCAAGACCGTCGACCGCATCATCGAAGTCTTTCCTGCCTCAGAGCAGCCGCAGATTCGCAATACCCTGTCCACGGCGCTACGCGTCGTGGTGGCGCAAAACCTATTCAAGCGAATCGATCAGAAAGGGCGGTGTGCCGCGCTGGAAATTTTGGTCTGCACTCCGGCCGTCAGCAATCTCATCCGGGACGCCAAAACCGTCCAAATCGCCTCGCAGATGCAAACCGGGAAGAACGTCGGCATGCAGACTCTAGATGACGCAATTCAGGATCTCCTCACGAAGAAATGGATCTCGCCCGAGGAGGCCTACGAGAAATGCATCGACAAGAATCGCTTCGCCAAGCTCCTCAAAACCCCGCCGGATGCCCTGCAGTAGCCATAGAGGAAACACCCGTGTTCGTACGATCATCCTGCTCGTATTGATGCGATTGCCCAGTACTTACCAGACAGCGGTCTGCCGAAAGCAAACGACCCAGAATCCAGCACATTGTACGAAGTAATAGAGTCAGAC is part of the Nitrospirota bacterium genome and encodes:
- a CDS encoding type IV pilus twitching motility protein PilT — encoded protein: MPKIDELFRMMIDHGASDLHMIAGQVPTFRINGELERLPGTAVLDNQVLHDMLYEITPSPKKEAFEATGDVDFGYEIPGIARFRSNFFNHKYGMGAVFRKIPTTILSAEALGLPPVLTRAAMLRKGLVLVTGPTGSGKSTTLAAMVDYANSHRKDHILTIEDPIEFVHQSKNCIVNHREIGLHTVTFGSALRGALREDPDIILVGEMRDLETIALAVEAAATGHLVFGTLHTENAAKTVDRIIEVFPASEQPQIRNTLSTALRVVVAQNLFKRIDQKGRCAALEILVCTPAVSNLIRDAKTVQIASQMQTGKNVGMQTLDDAIQDLLTKKWISPEEAYEKCIDKNRFAKLLKTPPDALQ